A genomic window from Clostridium aceticum includes:
- a CDS encoding CoA-binding protein codes for MENIENNKKEMLEKKVWAVVGATPDTKKFGYKIYKKLKDYGYTVYGINPNCEEIAGDKIYSSLKDLPEKPECVDMVVRPNISKTVLDEIKALEIPYVWFQPGTFDEETISKAEEYNLKIVYYDCVLVALDQ; via the coding sequence ATGGAAAATATTGAAAACAATAAAAAAGAAATGTTAGAAAAAAAAGTTTGGGCTGTAGTTGGAGCTACTCCAGATACCAAAAAGTTTGGATATAAAATTTATAAAAAACTTAAGGATTATGGTTATACTGTTTATGGAATTAATCCCAACTGTGAGGAAATAGCAGGAGATAAGATATATTCTTCCCTTAAAGACCTACCAGAAAAGCCAGAGTGTGTTGATATGGTGGTGCGTCCCAACATCAGTAAGACAGTATTAGATGAAATTAAAGCATTGGAAATACCTTATGTTTGGTTTCAGCCCGGCACCTTTGATGAGGAAACCATCAGCAAAGCTGAGGAGTATAACTTGAAAATTGTTTATTATGATTGTGTGCTGGTTGCATTAGATCAATAA
- a CDS encoding pyridoxamine 5'-phosphate oxidase family protein: MRKNEKEVKDIAEIEEILRRADICRLGLCVDNIPYVIPMSFGYRNNCLYLHSAKEGKKIDMMKANPKVCFEVEVGTKLVKKDMACNWGMKFISIIGLGTARFIEERSDKKEALDIIMSQYSEDKSFQYSDEQIEAVTVIEVMITEMSCKKSGY; the protein is encoded by the coding sequence ATGAGAAAAAATGAGAAAGAAGTAAAAGATATTGCTGAAATTGAAGAAATTTTAAGAAGGGCAGACATTTGCAGGTTAGGTTTATGTGTTGACAATATTCCATATGTGATTCCTATGAGTTTTGGATATAGAAATAACTGCTTGTATTTACATTCTGCTAAAGAGGGCAAAAAAATTGATATGATGAAAGCTAATCCGAAGGTTTGCTTTGAGGTAGAAGTTGGTACGAAGCTAGTAAAAAAAGATATGGCTTGTAATTGGGGAATGAAGTTCATTAGTATAATAGGTCTTGGAACCGCAAGATTTATTGAAGAGAGATCGGATAAAAAAGAGGCATTAGACATAATAATGAGCCAGTATTCAGAAGATAAAAGTTTTCAATACAGCGATGAGCAGATAGAGGCAGTCACTGTTATAGAGGTAATGATAACAGAGATGAGCTGCAAAAAGTCAGGATATTAA
- the yunB gene encoding sporulation protein YunB produces MANTMMMNKVASDVALTIQEHLKQIQTTADRIPLGNAIGSQLLAQYGPKIKLVVTPLGMVDVNFGTEFEQSGINQTRHRIFLIVNTKVRVIIPFSSNTIEVTTYMPVAETIIVGRVPMNYINVPKDQFLNITPLYGE; encoded by the coding sequence ATAGCTAACACCATGATGATGAATAAAGTAGCTTCAGATGTAGCATTGACAATACAAGAACATTTAAAACAAATTCAGACAACTGCTGACCGTATTCCTTTAGGAAATGCTATTGGCAGTCAGTTATTAGCTCAGTATGGGCCTAAAATTAAACTAGTGGTTACTCCTCTAGGTATGGTAGATGTAAACTTCGGTACGGAGTTTGAACAGTCGGGTATCAATCAAACGCGCCATCGTATATTTTTAATTGTAAATACAAAGGTAAGAGTAATCATACCTTTTAGCTCCAATACTATTGAAGTCACCACCTATATGCCAGTAGCTGAAACGATTATTGTTGGAAGAGTACCTATGAACTATATTAATGTACCTAAAGACCAGTTTCTAAATATAACACCATTGTATGGAGAATAG
- a CDS encoding DNA adenine methylase, giving the protein MLKSPLSWMGGKYRLRKKIIELIPEDHTCYIEVFGGAGWVFFGKQPSKVEVYNDINSELVNFFRVLKYHSEEFKAWIEKDVASREIFAAYHDALPQYMTDIQRAVKFFYLIKYSFASKGDNFGYGTSKDPNKAIFNTGFVQEVRDRLRNCYVENLSFETLIEKYDSQGSFFFCDPPYHKLAQYKDKFHREDHLKLLDMLKHIKGKFLVTINDHPEVREWYQEFNIQEVEVGYSVCREAKGRRSFKELIITNYSS; this is encoded by the coding sequence ATGTTAAAGAGTCCATTATCCTGGATGGGTGGCAAGTACAGACTAAGGAAAAAAATCATAGAATTAATACCTGAGGACCATACCTGCTACATAGAAGTCTTTGGTGGTGCTGGTTGGGTTTTCTTTGGAAAACAACCTTCAAAAGTAGAAGTTTATAATGATATAAACAGTGAGTTAGTAAACTTCTTTAGAGTATTAAAATATCATTCTGAAGAATTTAAGGCCTGGATTGAAAAGGATGTTGCAAGCAGAGAGATATTTGCAGCATACCATGATGCGCTACCTCAATATATGACAGATATCCAAAGGGCTGTAAAATTTTTTTACCTGATAAAATACAGCTTTGCCAGCAAGGGAGATAATTTTGGATATGGTACCAGTAAAGATCCTAATAAAGCTATTTTTAATACGGGGTTTGTTCAAGAAGTAAGGGATCGACTAAGGAATTGTTATGTAGAGAACCTATCTTTTGAAACATTGATTGAAAAGTATGATTCCCAGGGCAGCTTTTTCTTCTGTGACCCCCCTTATCATAAGCTTGCTCAATACAAAGATAAGTTTCACCGGGAAGATCACCTAAAATTATTGGATATGTTGAAGCACATCAAAGGAAAATTTCTTGTGACTATTAACGATCATCCTGAAGTCAGAGAATGGTATCAAGAGTTTAATATACAGGAAGTGGAAGTAGGATACTCTGTATGTAGAGAGGCTAAGGGTAGAAGAAGTTTTAAGGAATTGATTATAACAAATTATAGTTCATAG
- a CDS encoding NUDIX hydrolase: MIFRNCAGGVVFYANQVFLLKNEKSEWVLPKGKIRNDDTSIDAALSRVKIETGISAEILLTAGDTCYEFFSISRKQPVCNQITWYIMKATNKNFEIDAKLGFKGGGFYPIDEALDMITYSQDQSLVSLSYKKYKEIMKEKKENKEKLAV; encoded by the coding sequence ATGATTTTTAGAAATTGCGCAGGCGGGGTAGTATTCTATGCAAATCAAGTGTTTCTCCTAAAAAATGAAAAAAGTGAATGGGTGTTACCAAAAGGAAAAATTCGTAATGATGATACTTCCATTGATGCGGCCTTAAGTCGTGTTAAGATAGAAACAGGCATTAGTGCTGAAATTCTATTAACAGCGGGAGACACATGTTACGAATTTTTTTCTATTTCAAGAAAACAGCCGGTATGCAACCAAATCACTTGGTATATAATGAAAGCTACAAACAAAAACTTTGAAATTGATGCTAAACTAGGTTTTAAAGGGGGAGGATTCTATCCAATAGATGAGGCACTGGATATGATTACTTATAGTCAAGATCAATCTTTAGTTAGTTTATCTTATAAAAAGTATAAAGAAATTATGAAGGAAAAGAAAGAAAACAAGGAAAAATTAGCGGTATAA
- a CDS encoding DUF5659 domain-containing protein yields MQNNTIKLTDKDLITYLSARGFEIIASDKDSSKNRSVVTFKNTEELDKAILDYVNRVGDVNISDYLAAEKRIKNLLYFNKTKEIN; encoded by the coding sequence TTGCAAAACAACACTATAAAATTAACAGACAAGGATCTAATAACATATTTATCTGCAAGAGGATTTGAAATTATTGCTTCGGATAAGGATAGCTCTAAAAATAGAAGTGTTGTTACATTTAAAAACACTGAAGAGTTAGATAAGGCGATTTTAGATTATGTTAATAGGGTAGGAGATGTAAATATAAGTGACTACCTAGCTGCAGAAAAAAGAATAAAGAATCTGCTGTATTTTAATAAGACCAAAGAAATTAACTAA
- a CDS encoding phage holin family protein, which translates to MYELDSIIEVLKVFLVNPWLLVFGGLWVVGYMLKEHSNLNNKLIPWILLVLGGALGIFLIEWSLGGLIIGLLMSYMIIGFYEHLKNSIELLKGLD; encoded by the coding sequence ATGTATGAATTAGATAGTATTATAGAAGTTTTAAAAGTATTTTTAGTTAATCCATGGTTATTAGTATTTGGTGGTCTTTGGGTGGTAGGATACATGCTTAAGGAGCATAGTAATTTAAACAATAAACTAATCCCATGGATTTTATTAGTACTAGGTGGGGCTTTGGGCATCTTTCTAATAGAATGGTCCCTAGGAGGACTTATCATTGGTCTTTTGATGTCCTACATGATTATAGGGTTTTATGAACATTTAAAAAATAGTATAGAACTATTAAAAGGGCTGGATTAA
- a CDS encoding YigZ family protein, whose product MLKEYRTIYEAGAKEVVIEKSKFIGYAKPITSEEEAIQFIEEIKRKHKDATHNVPAYVVGENNEIQRYSDDGEPSGTAGIPVLEVIKKENLRNVVVLVTRYFGGIKLGAGGLVRAYTKGAKIALDDGKIIIKRAYKKIHIKVDYTLLGKIQNEIIQKGYLLKNVEYDDAVHFFVYITLDQVDLFKKQMVEWTNARCEIIEKEDEYLTELDNQIIF is encoded by the coding sequence ATGTTGAAGGAATATCGAACCATCTATGAAGCAGGAGCAAAGGAAGTTGTTATTGAAAAATCTAAGTTTATAGGATATGCAAAACCTATCACCTCAGAGGAAGAAGCCATTCAGTTTATTGAGGAAATTAAAAGAAAGCACAAAGATGCTACCCACAACGTGCCTGCCTATGTTGTAGGAGAAAATAACGAAATACAGAGGTATAGTGATGATGGGGAGCCTTCTGGAACCGCAGGTATTCCAGTATTAGAGGTAATAAAGAAAGAAAATTTAAGAAATGTAGTAGTCTTAGTAACTAGATACTTTGGAGGGATAAAGTTAGGTGCTGGAGGATTAGTGAGGGCTTACACAAAGGGTGCTAAGATAGCCTTAGATGATGGAAAAATAATTATTAAGAGAGCTTATAAAAAGATACATATAAAAGTAGACTATACTTTGTTGGGGAAAATACAAAATGAAATCATACAGAAGGGTTACTTACTAAAAAATGTTGAATATGATGATGCAGTGCACTTTTTTGTTTATATTACTCTAGATCAAGTAGATTTATTTAAAAAGCAGATGGTAGAATGGACAAATGCTCGATGTGAAATCATAGAGAAAGAAGATGAATATTTAACTGAACTGGATAACCAGATTATTTTTTGA
- the hflX gene encoding GTPase HflX produces the protein MEKENLETLEEAQKIRSLLVGLQVSNKPQDESLDESMKELEELAKAAGAEVIAVVVQNRPAIHVAYYIGKGKVQEIAELCQHHEIDVVIFNDELSGSQIRNLEEVVGVDVIDRTNLILDIFAQRAQTKEGKLQVELAQLKYRLPRLTGLGKQLSRQGGGIGTKGPGEMKLETDRRHILRRIDDIRGQLKEVKKVRETQRAQRLKSDLPIVALVGYTNAGKSSLMNTFLRQSEGYDEKREVYAKNQLFATLDTSLRKISLPNKTEFLLTDTVGFVSKLPHDLVDAFKSTLEEVKYADLLLHIIDASNENYELQKLTTSKVLKELGVDNKKIIDVFNKCDLLEDMPATSKSENVISISALTGKNLDQLTEMIDSIIGKKILEINLLVPYSEGSIVSQLHKEAEVLSTDYQEEGIVLKVKIEEDYYERYKKFHLV, from the coding sequence ATGGAAAAAGAAAACTTAGAAACTTTAGAGGAAGCTCAAAAAATTAGAAGTCTGTTAGTAGGATTACAGGTTTCGAATAAGCCACAAGATGAATCTTTAGACGAATCTATGAAGGAATTAGAAGAGTTAGCAAAGGCTGCTGGAGCAGAGGTGATTGCTGTAGTAGTACAGAATAGACCTGCTATTCATGTAGCCTACTACATAGGTAAAGGGAAAGTTCAAGAAATTGCAGAGCTGTGCCAACATCATGAGATAGACGTAGTCATCTTTAATGATGAATTGTCAGGGTCACAAATAAGAAATCTAGAAGAAGTTGTTGGTGTAGATGTTATTGATAGGACAAACTTAATATTGGATATATTTGCCCAAAGAGCCCAGACAAAAGAAGGGAAGCTACAGGTAGAATTAGCGCAGCTGAAATATCGCCTTCCTAGATTAACCGGCTTAGGTAAGCAACTATCTAGGCAAGGGGGCGGCATAGGTACAAAAGGGCCTGGGGAAATGAAACTAGAAACTGATAGAAGACATATCCTCAGAAGAATCGATGATATCAGGGGACAGTTGAAGGAGGTTAAAAAGGTTAGAGAAACCCAGCGAGCACAGCGACTAAAATCAGATCTTCCTATTGTTGCACTAGTAGGCTATACAAATGCTGGTAAGTCTTCTTTAATGAATACTTTTTTAAGACAAAGCGAAGGTTATGATGAAAAAAGAGAAGTATATGCCAAAAATCAGCTATTTGCTACATTAGATACTTCCTTAAGAAAAATATCTTTGCCTAACAAAACGGAATTTCTTCTAACTGATACGGTTGGTTTTGTCAGTAAGCTGCCACATGATTTAGTAGACGCTTTTAAGTCTACGCTAGAAGAAGTAAAATATGCAGATTTATTGCTTCATATTATTGATGCATCTAATGAAAATTATGAACTGCAAAAACTAACAACCTCAAAGGTATTAAAGGAGTTAGGGGTAGATAACAAGAAAATTATAGATGTTTTTAATAAGTGCGACTTGCTAGAGGATATGCCAGCAACATCTAAAAGCGAAAATGTTATTTCTATCTCTGCTTTGACAGGAAAAAATTTGGATCAACTGACAGAAATGATTGATAGCATAATCGGTAAAAAGATACTAGAAATCAATTTACTAGTTCCCTATAGTGAAGGAAGCATTGTATCTCAGCTACATAAGGAAGCTGAAGTGTTGTCCACGGATTATCAAGAGGAAGGGATTGTTTTAAAAGTAAAGATAGAAGAGGATTACTATGAACGTTATAAAAAATTCCACCTGGTATAA
- a CDS encoding CPBP family intramembrane glutamic endopeptidase, whose product MEVKKPLWNLDIILVALSISIINIGLTSFTQDKLNENVVGKLLTDAVIIIITGFIGKYFISKVGFPLWWNRDTSISLAKQLFVLIALGLLIIIPNTLMYYLNQDLVATVPWIDFANFKEIVLVSLRAGLHEEILFRLFVFTTVTYLANKEIDSQKKSMILGMIISSLLFGLMHGGMNIFVIAYGVILAYVYYKNGLIPAIIIHFFADAIPWTLLYIINK is encoded by the coding sequence GTGGAGGTAAAAAAACCACTTTGGAATTTGGATATAATATTAGTTGCACTTAGTATTTCGATTATAAATATAGGATTAACATCATTTACTCAAGACAAACTTAATGAAAATGTTGTTGGAAAACTTTTAACTGATGCTGTCATTATTATAATAACAGGTTTTATAGGCAAATACTTCATATCAAAAGTTGGATTCCCTTTATGGTGGAATAGAGATACTAGTATATCTTTGGCAAAACAATTATTTGTTCTAATTGCTTTAGGTTTACTCATAATTATTCCTAATACTTTAATGTATTATTTAAATCAAGACTTGGTAGCAACTGTTCCTTGGATTGATTTCGCAAACTTTAAAGAAATAGTGTTAGTTTCACTGAGAGCGGGACTACATGAAGAAATACTTTTTAGACTCTTTGTTTTTACAACAGTGACATATTTAGCAAATAAAGAAATTGATTCACAAAAAAAATCTATGATACTGGGAATGATTATATCGTCATTATTATTCGGATTAATGCATGGTGGCATGAATATTTTTGTTATTGCCTATGGAGTAATACTGGCATATGTTTATTATAAAAATGGACTAATACCAGCAATAATCATACATTTTTTTGCCGATGCTATCCCTTGGACCTTACTGTATATAATAAATAAATAA
- a CDS encoding sulfite exporter TauE/SafE family protein translates to MKSIYWVKVLVIGFMAGIINGLFGAGGGTIIVPALNFVFDVPQHKAHATAISIILPFALVSSFVYYKEGFTALDVTWKVALGGIIGSYIGSKALTRFSDSYLRKIFGVFMILAALRMVF, encoded by the coding sequence ATGAAATCTATTTACTGGGTTAAAGTGTTGGTCATAGGATTTATGGCGGGCATAATTAACGGACTGTTTGGAGCAGGAGGAGGCACAATTATTGTTCCTGCTTTAAATTTTGTTTTTGATGTTCCACAACACAAAGCTCATGCTACTGCTATATCTATTATTCTCCCTTTTGCTTTGGTTAGTAGTTTTGTTTATTATAAAGAAGGATTCACTGCATTGGATGTGACTTGGAAGGTAGCTTTAGGGGGAATTATAGGAAGCTATATCGGTTCTAAAGCCCTCACTCGCTTTTCCGATAGCTACCTAAGAAAGATCTTTGGCGTCTTTATGATATTAGCTGCTCTGAGGATGGTGTTTTAA
- a CDS encoding DUF5071 domain-containing protein yields MEDIEKFIRDLNWNNPKDITDKAIQELLKVNEEEAVLLANQSNDLCNKSCWHNASIVLKEIGYPRNRLALPYLMNWFQDVNWPGVPVVVELLKDIDIETLVPHIKHAMEKALRDNDSFWAFGILYLLKELNISNSKLKESNLFNQLVELSQNDTFS; encoded by the coding sequence ATGGAGGATATAGAAAAATTCATAAGAGATCTGAATTGGAATAATCCAAAGGATATAACCGATAAGGCAATACAGGAATTACTTAAAGTTAATGAAGAAGAAGCAGTATTATTAGCTAATCAATCAAATGATTTATGCAACAAATCTTGCTGGCATAACGCCTCGATAGTATTAAAAGAAATAGGCTATCCAAGGAATAGATTAGCACTTCCTTATCTGATGAATTGGTTTCAAGATGTTAATTGGCCAGGTGTTCCAGTAGTCGTAGAACTTCTTAAAGATATAGATATAGAGACTTTAGTTCCACATATAAAACATGCTATGGAGAAAGCATTAAGAGATAATGACAGCTTTTGGGCTTTTGGTATCCTATACTTATTAAAGGAGTTGAATATATCTAACTCAAAGTTAAAAGAAAGTAACCTCTTCAATCAGTTGGTTGAGTTGTCACAAAACGATACCTTTTCCTAG
- a CDS encoding copper amine oxidase N-terminal domain-containing protein: MGNRVSSTCPSNCRRKSKHFLWIGKDVARVEGKEIKLDAAPETKNSRTMVLLKFISDQLDIKVAWDEKEQRVDIYK, encoded by the coding sequence ATGGGCAATAGAGTTTCATCAACCTGTCCCAGTAACTGTAGAAGAAAAAGCAAGCATTTTCTGTGGATAGGAAAAGATGTAGCTAGAGTAGAGGGAAAAGAAATCAAACTGGATGCAGCTCCTGAAACAAAGAACAGCCGCACCATGGTACTATTAAAATTCATAAGTGATCAGTTAGACATAAAAGTAGCCTGGGATGAAAAAGAACAAAGAGTAGATATTTACAAATAG
- a CDS encoding sulfite exporter TauE/SafE family protein, which translates to MAIFILGLFAGIIGGMGIGGGTILIPGLIFLTDFKQQTIQSINLISFIPVAIVALIIHIKNKNILFRLSLPIIIFGLIGAWIGSKIALTIPSSSLRRLFGIFLLIMGIYEILCKDKVKEKK; encoded by the coding sequence ATGGCAATATTTATTCTTGGTTTATTTGCAGGAATTATTGGGGGCATGGGTATTGGTGGTGGTACCATATTAATTCCTGGATTAATTTTTTTAACCGACTTTAAACAACAAACAATCCAAAGCATTAATTTAATCTCCTTTATTCCAGTAGCTATTGTCGCTCTAATTATTCACATAAAAAATAAAAATATTTTATTTAGACTCAGTTTACCTATTATAATTTTTGGTTTAATAGGGGCTTGGATAGGGTCTAAAATCGCTTTAACCATCCCGTCTTCTAGCTTAAGAAGATTATTTGGTATTTTTCTTCTGATTATGGGAATTTACGAAATTTTATGTAAAGATAAAGTTAAGGAAAAAAAATGA